From bacterium, one genomic window encodes:
- a CDS encoding four helix bundle protein — MAHSDFMEVDVNALCDDLAGEINKTYQNLPWALKHEAVSRLKRQVHALSQAVAGAKKSASQARTEKLLEEATSLAHECVPLMSLALKKNLLSAELQERWAKRLTLIDRYLEQWKKASSR, encoded by the coding sequence ATGGCCCATTCGGATTTCATGGAAGTGGACGTGAACGCCCTCTGCGACGACCTGGCGGGGGAGATCAACAAGACCTACCAGAACCTGCCCTGGGCCTTGAAGCACGAGGCTGTGTCGCGGCTCAAGCGCCAGGTCCACGCCCTTTCCCAGGCGGTGGCCGGGGCGAAAAAATCCGCCAGCCAGGCCCGTACGGAAAAACTGCTGGAGGAGGCCACGTCCCTGGCCCACGAGTGCGTGCCCTTGATGAGCCTGGCCCTGAAGAAGAACCTTCTCTCGGCCGAGCTGCAGGAACGCTGGGCCAAGCGCCTCACCCTCATCGACCGCTATCTGGAACAGTGGAAGAAGGCCAG
- a CDS encoding glycosyltransferase family 39 protein, whose protein sequence is MNPRARVPNSRSLGLLFLILVLGNAFLSCVPFPFPWKMVAGLLSVMILLGRVPKGWVRLSGRDKGPAPAVWAWIPLLLASAAIRFYRLDSLSLWPLTDEGTGSFFACQLDHEWRWNLLFSFDHVSPASYWIQALFYRIFPPSLAHLWALPALVSLAAVPMAYGAARVFFPAPFAFLAASLVGLSFWPFYLGRFNVPATWLPLWELLGLALLGVALKGRPWTWALAGAALAGGLYLFWNQGLLIGAVIGGTLLGRLRTVPRRERLPRFLALALPAGLIALPLAEAHLALPREDYLASIWAFQDGFSWSHYARVLGSYLGAIFWGSDPALGTFSYRPFWGGFLNPLLASAFFLGLLECLGDPRRAWARWMAFAGTVFLLPAFLTSNLEMFRLGCLMPLVLLLAARGLWLLSGSWKGHRRWALLLALALPSLALDLYHLTVAYPAFWEKNPGLWDRYAKQRPCFEAYRILEAFQREHGPGWVLNGFPASLEKDPKEQSLEVACFPFDAGRNPALGPDQARWAAFFAETPEVPLLGRTFPKGSWYRLGPPLYPVQEGVSYWMEVVDLEGAARAQAHRFLEANAFLDRMLYESLCFPSPRTRERVRSLLQDRQDLAVGIPFLESRWGHMRAVSFLRDGDLGGVLASLERGWGRGDEFRELGELARYHLDFITAEGAYRQAEAHGVPCWSPAQWKILHRKADLQRRLETEGAPVPGR, encoded by the coding sequence ATGAACCCACGGGCCCGGGTCCCGAACTCCCGGTCTTTAGGTCTCTTGTTCCTGATCCTCGTCCTGGGCAATGCCTTCTTGTCCTGTGTTCCTTTTCCATTCCCCTGGAAGATGGTGGCGGGTCTCCTGTCCGTGATGATCCTTCTGGGCCGGGTCCCGAAGGGTTGGGTCCGCCTCTCCGGGAGGGACAAAGGCCCGGCCCCTGCCGTTTGGGCCTGGATCCCGCTCCTGCTGGCCTCCGCGGCCATTCGGTTCTACCGCCTCGACTCGCTCTCCCTCTGGCCCCTGACCGATGAAGGGACCGGGAGTTTTTTCGCCTGCCAACTGGACCATGAATGGCGGTGGAACCTCCTCTTCTCCTTCGATCATGTTTCCCCGGCTTCCTATTGGATCCAAGCCCTCTTTTACCGGATCTTCCCGCCTTCCCTCGCCCATCTTTGGGCCCTTCCCGCCCTGGTCTCCCTGGCGGCGGTACCGATGGCGTATGGGGCCGCCCGGGTCTTCTTCCCGGCACCTTTCGCCTTCCTCGCCGCTTCATTGGTCGGCCTTTCCTTTTGGCCCTTTTACCTGGGCCGCTTCAACGTACCCGCCACTTGGCTCCCCCTTTGGGAACTCCTTGGCCTGGCCCTGCTGGGGGTCGCCCTCAAAGGACGGCCATGGACCTGGGCCCTGGCCGGCGCGGCCCTGGCGGGAGGGCTCTACCTTTTTTGGAACCAAGGCCTTCTGATCGGGGCCGTGATCGGGGGAACGCTCCTTGGGCGTCTTCGGACGGTCCCGCGCCGGGAACGGCTTCCCCGCTTCCTGGCCTTGGCCCTTCCCGCGGGGCTGATCGCCCTTCCCCTGGCTGAGGCCCACCTTGCCCTTCCCCGGGAGGATTACTTGGCCAGCATCTGGGCTTTCCAGGACGGCTTCTCGTGGTCGCATTATGCAAGGGTCTTGGGCTCCTACCTGGGCGCGATCTTTTGGGGGAGCGATCCGGCTTTGGGCACTTTCTCCTATCGGCCCTTTTGGGGGGGCTTCTTGAATCCCCTGCTCGCTTCGGCATTTTTTTTGGGCCTGCTCGAGTGTCTCGGGGATCCACGGCGGGCCTGGGCCCGTTGGATGGCTTTCGCCGGCACGGTCTTCCTGCTGCCCGCTTTCCTGACATCCAACCTGGAGATGTTCCGTCTGGGATGCCTGATGCCCCTGGTCCTTTTGTTGGCCGCCCGGGGCCTTTGGCTCCTTTCGGGATCGTGGAAGGGTCATCGGCGATGGGCCCTTCTGCTGGCCCTTGCCTTGCCTTCCCTGGCCCTGGATCTTTACCACTTGACCGTGGCCTATCCGGCCTTCTGGGAAAAAAATCCGGGGCTTTGGGACCGATACGCAAAACAACGTCCCTGCTTCGAGGCCTACCGCATCCTGGAGGCCTTCCAACGGGAGCACGGTCCCGGATGGGTCCTGAACGGATTCCCCGCCTCCCTGGAAAAGGACCCCAAGGAACAAAGTCTGGAGGTGGCTTGCTTCCCCTTCGATGCGGGGCGCAATCCGGCCCTAGGCCCGGACCAAGCCCGATGGGCCGCTTTTTTCGCTGAAACGCCCGAGGTCCCGCTCTTGGGCCGGACATTCCCCAAAGGTTCCTGGTATCGGCTGGGCCCACCCCTCTACCCGGTCCAGGAAGGCGTCTCCTATTGGATGGAGGTCGTGGATCTGGAAGGGGCGGCCCGGGCCCAGGCCCATCGGTTCCTGGAAGCGAATGCCTTTCTCGATCGAATGCTTTACGAAAGTCTTTGCTTTCCCTCGCCACGGACCCGGGAGCGGGTCCGTTCCCTCCTGCAGGACAGGCAGGACCTGGCCGTGGGCATTCCTTTCCTGGAAAGCCGTTGGGGGCACATGCGGGCCGTCAGCTTCCTTCGGGACGGTGACTTGGGCGGGGTCCTGGCCAGTTTGGAAAGGGGCTGGGGTCGAGGGGATGAGTTCCGCGAATTGGGCGAACTGGCCCGTTACCACCTGGATTTCATCACCGCCGAAGGCGCCTATCGTCAGGCCGAGGCCCATGGCGTTCCCTGCTGGAGCCCCGCCCAATGGAAGATCCTCCACCGTAAGGCGGACCTTCAGCGCCGCCTGGAAACGGAAGGGGCGCCCGTCCCAGGGCGTTGA